Proteins encoded in a region of the Balaenoptera ricei isolate mBalRic1 chromosome 19, mBalRic1.hap2, whole genome shotgun sequence genome:
- the LOC132353217 gene encoding zinc finger protein OZF-like isoform X3, which produces MVAAAFMVPGQGHVIFEDVAVSFSQEEWGLLNDAQRLLYCDVMLENLSLIASLGCWRAVGTEEAASEQCVSVELVTQDRNPNPDLSILKTLTSDTGALVEKDVLYLAEHQEVHTGLKPSSSGACGKMFTSHLQQHQKHPIGEKHLRSKENGALLVTSCKVFLPDNMFTCGEVEKAFLGSLGFPPHQPSHDGEHPGTSRQSREVSHPGEGHYECSECGKAFSKKYKFMEHLRVHTGEKPYECSDCGKFFRLTSSLTHHRKVHTGKRVYECCNCGKVFAHKYKLVEHQRIHTGERSYECNQCGKAFLQKDTLVQHQKVHTGENPKSSECGKPFLYKKNLLVHHRIHIGEKPYGCSKCGKSFIFKKRLLDHQRIHTGEKPYMCSECGKAYVYKGSLVVHKRIHTGEKAYGCKCGKFFTSSSALSKHQNVHTAERPYECSECGKAFKVKIKLVEHQRIHTGERPYECNQCGKAFKLKYTLVRHQTVHTGEKPFNCNECGKPFSYKTSLLEHQRIHTGERPHTCSKCGEAFVYRRSLVVHQRIHSGERPYMCSECGEAFVYRRSLIAHQGIHTREKP; this is translated from the coding sequence GGTGTTGGCGTGCAGTAGGTACTGAGGAGGCTGCTTCTGAACAATGTGTTTCTGTAGAACTAGTGACACAAGACAGGAATCCAAATCCAGACCTATCTATCCTGAAGACTCTTACTTCAGATACGGGTGCCCTGGTAGAGAAAGATGTTTTGTACCTGGCTGAGCACCAAGAAGTGCATACTGGGCTGAAACCGTCCTCTTCTGGGGCCTGTGGGAAAATGTTCACTTCTCACCTACAGCAGCACCAGAAGCATCCCATTGGAGAGAAACACCTcagaagcaaggagaatgggGCCTTGCTTGTGACGAGCTGCAAAGTCTTTTTACCAGACAATATGTTCACATGTGGAGAAGTTGAGAAGGCTTTCCTAGGCAGCTTGGGCTTTCCCCCGCACCAGCCCTCCCACGATGGAGAGCACCCAGGTACAAGCAGGCAGAGCAGGGAGGTCTCTCACCCTGGGGAAGGGCATTACGAGTGCAGCGAATGTGGCAAAGCCTTCAGTAAGAAGTATAAATTCATGGAGCACCTGAGAGTTCACACTGGTGAAAAACCTTATGAGTGCAGTGACTGCGGGAAGTTCTTTAGACTCACCTCCAGTCTTACTCACCATAGGAAGGTTCACACAGGAAAAAGGGTTTATGAGTGCTGTAATTGTGGGAAAGTGTTTGCCCACAAATATAAACTTGTTGAGCACCAGAGAATCCACACTGGAGAAAGATCCTATGAGTGTAAtcaatgtgggaaagccttccttCAAAAGGATACACTTGTTCAGCACCAAAAAGTCCACACTGGAGAAAATCCTAAgagcagtgaatgtgggaagcCCTTCCTTTACAAAAAAAATCTCCTTGTGCATCATAGGATCCATATTGGAGAAAAGCCTTATGGTTGTAGCAAATGTGGGAAGTCATTCATCTTCAAAAAAAGGCTTCTTGATCACCAGCGAATCCACACTGGAGAAAAGCCTTAtatgtgcagtgaatgtgggaaagcctatGTCTACAAAGGAAGTCTTGTTGTGCataagagaattcatactggagaaaaGGCTTATGGGTGTAAATGTGGGAAGTTCTTTACAAGCAGCTCTGCCCTCAGTAAACACCAGAATGTTCACACTGcagaaaggccttatgagtgcagtgaatgtgggaaagctttcaAGGTCAAAATTAAACTTGTTGAGCACCAGAGAATCCACACTGGAGAAAGACCCTATGAGTGTAAtcaatgtgggaaagccttcaagCTCAAGTACACACTTGTTCGGCACCAAACTGTCCACACTGGAGAAAAGCCTTTTAATTGCAATGAATGTGGCAAGCCCTTCAGTTACAAAACAAGTCTTCTTGAGCACCAGAGAatccacactggagaaaggcctcaTACGTGCAGTAAATGTGGGGAAGCCTTTGTCTACAGAAGAAGTCTTGTTGTCCACCAGAGAATCCACAGTGGAGAAAGGCCTTATATGTGCAGTGAATGTGGAGAAGCCTTTGTCTACAGAAGAAGTCTTATTGCCCACCAGGGAATCCATACTAGAGAAAAACCTTGA